A window of Xenopus laevis strain J_2021 chromosome 1L, Xenopus_laevis_v10.1, whole genome shotgun sequence genomic DNA:
GACTCTTTTGGAaaacacaggatcaggcacaatgacctgaggtCGCTGCCTAAACGCCAATATTATTACtaaatttaaacagtgtaatttagaaataaaaacgacaccataaaaatcatgacagaatccatttaattaACATAAACCATAATAACCTGGTTATAAAGTATTTAGCGCCATCTTCTGTTGACAAAGCAGCAGTACCTCATCCTGCAGGTCAAAGACTTTCATAGAAAAGCATTCATTCAAATCTGGTAATTTAATGGCCTTTGGTATGTGTCTGCTATTTGATTGTTtgactgctttaaaggaacattatcaTAGTGTGCcaaattatgtattatgtaaaaaTGTGATTGTATATCTCACAGTAGTGAAGCTAAACTGCAAGTGTTTTTTTATGAATAGACTTGCTCAAAAGCTTCTTTATTATTTGCTTAGGGTAGCATGCATTCCAGGCAGTCATAAAGTGGTGCAAGTGTATGAAATCATGTAAAGGCATgatcctttaaagtggacccgtcacccagacatcaaaatctatataataaaagtccttcttaaattaaatatgaaatccaatttcttttttttattaaagcattcatagctgttgtaaactcatttaaaaatatcagctgtcaatcaagtattgcctaccccgcctctatgcctaggcatagaggcggggcaagcaattactttcactttccattcagcacttcctagatgtcaccgctctccctacatttcccccagctctcttaacgatttaattgtgtaaccagggcatggggatggacatcaggtcccccattctggtgcacaaacaagattctgagatgatacaaggcttgccttaataacagtgtccacaaaatggctccttcctggttgctataattatgaattcccagactgatggaaacaatattcaaataatttatacagtgtaattaaagttcattttgcttgactaacatgataaaataggatttggataattttgtttgggtgacgggtccactttaatgtatttgttcaTAAGCATTACACATTGCAGAAAAGCCAACTACGGTGTATCAGCAAGAATGTATAGATATCTAGGCCAAGCCAGAATTAATATTTCATGCTAGCTTTGTGTTACTCAATGAATATTTTAATAGCCAAGATTTCAGTAAATTGATATTACAACGATCAACAGCAGCAATGTGAACAGCATTTGCAGCATAATTACCCTGCcttcaaataaattaaaagagaaaacattatCTAAAGCTAGCACTGTCCAACCCTGAAGTGAATTAGTCGACATACAAATACAGAAACCCTTTTACTGAAAGCCAGCAGCACAGTTTAGCAGCTACTACTTTATATGTATTGTCACTGCATATAGAAGAGTTTACATGTACTGTTAAGCCAATGGTAAGGATAAGCAGAGCTGAGCTCCTAGAAAGTACAATTGTGCTTTCAGCAGCAAACAGCACATATTCTAATGACACAAGAGAGGAATGCACATTTACAAAACAGCATGCTTTTATCTTAAAGTAAAcaaattgtgtgaaaaacaagaatgttccAATGTTCCAGTACatactcttttaaatatggaaggaatgtgctttaaagaGTAGTGTTTTGggatgatttattgaaaattcttCAAAACCCTCCTAGCCCCGCCCATcagttccacttcctgctgcctccttttcctGACTGTGCAGAGGTCCAGGTGGCACTCAGCACATTGCACTTTAGGATGGGAACCAATCAGCTGCTAGGCTGACCTAATAGGCAACTGAACGCCACCTacagtgcttctggcagggaccattaagacacacccacccctcatttgaaacaagaACATGGACTGTAGCAGATacaataaaggggacatttttaaagaaaatacatttttagctgtATATAAAACCAgcattatttagtatttattattgcctacaaaattagggttttttaactAGACTTATTTTGACCTTAAATACAGGTAGTATTGCAACCAACAGAAACAACAATGGTTCTCATACAATTAGGTCAGCTAAATAGGCTTAAAAGCCATTCACGACACTATTATTAACAGAAAGTCTGCCACATACAATTTTCCAACAGGTACAGTGGAAATACCATTTACAGTATTCGTTTTTACTTGGGAACCTGGTTAGCTTCCTATACTACCTTTTTAAGCCCGCAACTCTAAGCTTTAAATCTTATTATTGATGTCCCAATCCTACACTTGCTGTTTCATATATGGATGCACTTTTTACATATAAGcattaccttccaacacttttttccgtTCAGTTGGTTtcggatagttcaccagaaataaacactttttccaatcactttctattttatatgagTATTTTTctaactttctttctttcttttgtctttctaaagcagctctgggatgggggggggggttgccgactctctaactgttctaaattgatacatttagttgcaacatctcttatctttgtccctgcttagCAGAattcctgggtttcattaaaggaggataaataggataaattaaaaaccCTTTTTTTGTAGGCAAATATGAGtacggtaatatatggtgttgcttttatatggtgctaaaaattattatctttaaaaacagctcctttattagagctccctatagatgttctctggtccctgtcactgtttcaaatgaggggtgggtccCTTCTAgcagcacagtaggagggggaaaaCCAATCACAGTAAtgataattaatttatttcacactCATACAGAGAGTTGTAAAATCCGGTATAAGCTTATTCGATAATATTTGTTAACTTCAAATTTTTCTCACCATTAAGTTAAACTGGCTCAGGTGCCAATTGCCCCGAGCCTCTCACTTAAGGAAGGGGGGGAGAGAGAAAAGTCGTCCCCAACTACGATAACCCCAATCTTCAATTTAGCTTACCGGATTTCTgctgtgacccgggtgcagccgccccgagtccgtcgccAAGAAATAAACGCCAAGTTACGATTATTGATGtatggcagcgcactccagaccacattcaatagtcaccaagactctctgaggaagtgtgtgaacacgaaacgcgtcagacctcagacgctttttagcctaatgttcaaataaaatttatctttttaacaagcaactgcggtgttggtgactattgaatgtggtctggagtgcgctgccatacatcaataatcgaaaaccaatcacagccctgcagtcacacaaacacagacaggcttcagttcgatatcaggtcctgctagctgctgattggttcctgtcttacAGTGCAGTGAGCCGAGTGCCGCTGGCTCTCtgcacagtctgggaattcagggagcaggaagtgaaagAGAAGAGAGGGATCATTAGGGTTTTTGTAGaattattcaataaatcagcctgaaactctactttttctaagcacaattcttctatatataaatgagtataacgcactggtatgttcttattttttacacaaaatgtctcctttaaagacagctgatacaatagttgctaatgctccacagatgctgctaagaaatgtatcaaccaatgtagcaaattgttacagttcagaatctgcacatgaattactgagctgccagacaaacgcCACAGACGAACAaaaccagtaaaaataaaaaatggaaagcaattgaaaaagtgcctttatttctggagagaaatctgaaaacaactcgactgaaaaagtgtttgtaaggtgaacaacccctttaagtctgtatatttaatataaaaaatacttgTACTTACTTGTATAAGATCTAGAATGCCAAGTTCACTTTCTGAAGAATCAACGCAAAAGACAAAATATAAAGTAGCATAATGCCGATATATGAGTTTGTTGTCAGATCCACCTattaatctgtaaaaaaaaaatcaaaaaaaaaaatcagatatacCGGAACAGCACAAGCACTTTAACAGAATctgctttttaaattgtttaattaTAGAAGAAATCATTTGTATTGGTTTTTAACAGCCCCAGTAGTCACAAAACCTACACAGCGTAAATACCCATCCTTGGTTTGGACAGAGAGAACGGTAAAGTTGTTAATCAGAATTGTCCTCTATGAGGTCTCTGTAATGCTTGCCTAATACGGGAGTTGCATGTTAACAAACGGCTGCTTCTGACAATTTTCTTTTgtgggaatgttttttttaaaaaatgtgtgcataCAAACTTTAGAGTTGACGTGTTGTCATGACTTGTGTGTGCATACCCCATTCAACACAGATTAAAGGAAACACCCAGGACTAGAACTTCCTTATgcaataatcaaaataataaaatatccatGTACAGGCAAAACACTTACAAGCCTCCTTCTAAgaaattgcaaacattttcatCTCTTTTGGATACAAGGTGGAATGTTTCTCGAATAATCTGTTGTTGTGTATCTTCGCtctgcatataaaaaataaaaatgaacatgtcACTGTGAAATTTTCACCATTCAGTATGTACAATTCTGGATGGGTCAGTAAAACAAAATGCTTTATATGCATTACATTATCATatctacaaataaaacaaaatctttcTTTCAACTGTAGAAAAAATTCTACAGCAGTAGCCAAACAAATCAATAGCACCCCATGTATTGTACTGGATGCACTATATTTAGGAGCATTaaaaaaatttatcttttttttaatagcgCTAGCAAGTTTTGCAACGATTTACGCTAATTTATAACGAACAGGGGTCTTAAGACAGTTTAAGGGTTGCAGAGTAAAAAAATAGGATCAAAGGGCCttactcacaagagcttacaacgTAAATGGTATTCTTATTTAATCATTTGCTATGTAAACTGAGCCCTGTAAGGGTGGCCATGCACatgccaagtcagcagcttatggCCCAGTGTATGGGGTCCTCCAATGGGTTTCcccaaccgatatctggccaaaaattgggcagatgtcaattaggcaagtttaaaaatcccatcagatcaaAGAatgcattggttcattgatgtggtcttcACACCTGCATTACTGATGTGGTGATCTGATTgctgggtcctagggcccacaatcagatccgCCCGCTATCGTTCACTACATATTGGGgcaaaatctgcttgtttggcgacctctccAAACGAGCGCatctgcccatatatggccaccttaaaggaataaaatatacaaatacaaatataatgcagtgttgccctgcactggtaaaacggatgtgtttgcttcagaaacactactattgtttatataaataagctgctatgttagaaatgggggcagccattcaaaggagaaaaggctcaggtttcacagcagataagctctgtagaacattatggtgttatcggttatcgACTATTTGTGCCGTATAACCTGTTTCAATTTcggccagtgcagggcaaccgtacattttattttcattactttaaaacacaattttttgttgttactgttccttcaagatTCTATAAAATACTGCCCACTGCAACATATGAGCTCATCcgtaaaaagtatttaaaataatggGGTTATCACAATAATCACAATTGCAGACTAACgtacattgtgtttttttatattgtccaTTTAATTATCCTTGACAGGGAGGGCCTCTAGGACTTTCCCAGCCTAGCAGAAATGTAAAACCACAATGTTCCCAATCTGGTACAGCCAGAATTAATATTTCCCAAAAATATCTTTATACAGACATGCATATGCAGCTATTACATTAGATAACTGagcatataataaatattttttgaatatttaaaacatGTGTGTATTGAACTCTACATAGGGAAGCAACAGAAAAACAGATGTTATAAAGTCAGATGGTTTCAGAttccagagcctttatcaaggatactgTACACTGTTGACCGTAGCTGAGTAGGTTTTCATAGAATCTCATTGCCAATAACATGAATTAATCATGTAACCACCAGAAGGCTGCAACCAAGTgtaatatgatttatttataaactgCCAAGAGGACTTGCGACAGCAAAAGattaaaaacagcttttattttatatgcaatGCAATGAACTTGTCCTGTTTTAGCGATAATTACTTTTGGAAGGTGTTTACCCAGCACAAGCACAAGCACAGCTGGGTAAAAAGGATGTTATGACAGTATAATGGCACTGCTGACTACAAAGTCTCATTTAGTAGAGATGCAATGAACAGCACAAAGAAACAACTGTCATGTCAACGCTGGTCACTCATCCATATCCATTAAAACAAGGTCCATTGGAGAACAAATAGCTAAGACTAATGAATGGCTCAGAAATCATTATTGTCCCTATAAGagctttttcattttcacaatccATTCAAAGACCAAAATTACAATACTTCTTTGTGAATATTGTTTCCTATTATGTCCTATTATGTCTGTGTTGCCTTCTTTCGCATTCACATTGAGCATAACCAGGATTAGTAGTTTCCTTTGGACCAAATAGAACTATTAGGGCAAATACACATACACTGCTTCTTCTGCTCTTCATTTAAACTGCAGTGTGTTTCACTTTTACATGTATAGCAGTCAATGGCTGCACATAGAAGTGtaagaattgatttttttttttttgcactggccATAAATCATAATCCCAGAGGAAAACGCATATTCAGTATTTTGTGTTCATGAACTCACAAAATCCTTTTACAGAGTCATGTGAGAAATAGCAGCTATGGGGATGTCTTTACAAGCCCCTCAAGACAAAGCACCATTTGAATGTTTGGGTTTTAACTGGTTATTCATTTTCATAGGAGCATCAGagtgacagatagatgatagatagatagatagatagatagatagatagatagatagatagatagatagatagatagatagatagatagatagatttttagACCTCTCAAGGCTAATAAGAGTTGGTCTAGAATACTGTAACTTGGATGGTACATAGGGGGTTTACATAAGGGGGTTTACATGGGGTGGCACAACAATCAtaagtatacaaataaaataagcaGATATTTTGCTGGTCCTTCTCTAGCCATTTTACTATTGGTCTGACAGTTCCAATACAGTTTCAGGGTTGTTGTTTGCAGCTGAAACGATAAACATGCATGTTCCATACATGTTTCTATATAGAGCGATTCGTCATTTTTATGCGAACAATAAGAAGTTATTTAAAGACCAGGGGACACTTGTTGTTGACTTTGGTTCCCTCTCCGTCCACCTTTCAGGAGGATGGAGGGGAtggagtcacatgaccaggggcagctgggaaattgacaaaatgtctagccccatgtcagatttcaaaattgaatataaaaaaatctgtttgctcttttgagaaatggatttcagtgcagaattctgctggagtattactattaactgatgtgttttgaaaaaaacatgttttccgatgacaggatccctttaaagaggaagaTAATCAGGAGTTAAATGCCATTAAATGGCATAAATAACTATACAATAAAAACCTCTCCCATATAAAATAGCACATATGTTATCAAGGTACAGTTTATTAGCAGGTACTGGTGGGACAGATACAAACATTACATTTGGGTAAAAATATTTACACTTTATAGGCtacactggtcctttaaatgggcACCCACCACCCCCAGGCAATGCCGAGCTGATATTAAGGCACGTGACGTCTGCAGCAAATATAAAGGGGAGGGCAGGTTGTCCATTGACCCCAGGGAAGGAGGAGACAGGACTCACATAGTGCTGGTAGAACTTGCACAGCCGGGGCTTGCCATGGTTGTTGAAGATGAGGATAGCTTTTATCATGATGCTGCGTTGCAGGCGCTACCACAGACTAGCACTGAAGATACAGTCTCAGCACTCGGCTACGGATAAGGGGTCGTTTAATGCTCGCCTGACACACGAGCCCTTATGCCCCAGCTTGGTCTCCAGGGCTGCGCATTAGCGAGTCGCCCTCATATCGATATCAGCACCAGCTGCCACTTCCCGAGACACGTCACTGTGTCACAAGCCAATCCCTGTGTTACTGGCAAAGCTTTAGTCATGACAGCCGCTGCCTCGCGGGATTTACACGTCACAGGAGCTTAGACGGGGAGAAAGACGGGTCAATCTACCAAACTGGCGCAAGACAGGAAGCTGTGCTGTTGCAGCTCTGATGCGTCGAAAGCCTTTTCAAACACGTATAGCAGCCATGCAGGACTAgtggcaataaaaaataaataaaagtatccCCCCGACTTGTGCCACATATGGTTCTACccattttaataaattcttttATTGAATCTgcattattagggttgccacctttgactTTTGAAAAAACTAAACAAGGGAGCAGGATGATGGAATCGGGAGGAGCAATGACATATGGGGAGGAAGTTATGATATTTGGGGGCACGTTTGTGCATCATATGGGCggagttaaccctcgatattaattaaccctcgatattcgaccttaagtaaatttgcccgttgtattttggaattaaaaaaacacaagaaaataaGAGACGTACAGAAAATAACTCAGGATGAAAAGTGTGTTGAAAGAGAGAGAATCAGATtaggaaattatttaaattggGTTAAATAAAGAATTCAATTTAATGGCCTTTATTTATgatctgtgtttttatttattttagataatgTGGAAAAACAACAAAACGTAAACAATGATTTACAGTGCTATAGTGCTACAGTGTAGCAACGGCtatttaatactttttattatcattattacgtCTTTATAAAGTGCCaccatattctgcagcgctgaaCAATAAATAGGTGTGTACATTGAACATTTCAAAAGCATTCCCAATAACCAATAGAAGAGATATAGATGGATACAATGAAATTAGGTTAAGAAATGTAACAGTTTAACTGAGCCACTAGATGGGACAAGCTATGTGGCGTATAACAAGAAAAGATGTCAACTGTGTTTAGATTGATAAAGGGCATGTTGCAGATTTCGGCCCATAAACTGTTTAAAAGTTATAGATGGCGCTGTCCAAGTCATTGCAATTGGTCAGTGCACTGTTACCTTCGCCTCTTACTACTTACTGCAAGACTTCTCTAAAGCTTCAGCctgtctctggaactctctgtGTTGATCTATCAGTCTCATACTTCCAAACTTTCAAAACACTCCcgaaagacccacctgtttagaaAAGCATATCCATCTTGATTAATCAGACATCCACTTACCATAAATCACCAACTgttttgtgttccatatgtttcGAATTCAAAGAGagccctctgatcctatttttcaCTCTGTAACCCTTATTTGTTAAATCC
This region includes:
- the LOC108717342 gene encoding AP-3 complex subunit sigma-1 isoform X2, which gives rise to MIKAILIFNNHGKPRLCKFYQHYSEDTQQQIIRETFHLVSKRDENVCNFLEGGLLIGGSDNKLIYRHYATLYFVFCVDSSESELGILDLIQVFVETLDKCFENVCELDLIFHVDKVHNILAEMVMGGMVLETNMNEIVTQIDAQTKMEKSESFIFQSPRQDR